The following proteins are encoded in a genomic region of Comamonas resistens:
- a CDS encoding carboxymuconolactone decarboxylase family protein, with product MTDIANPTANPIAIPTPRLDFHSLAPELYKAQGSINALLARSSLGVQLLELVYLRVSQINGCAFCVDMHVRELLSRGEDLQRINSVVTWREVDFFEMRERAALNWAERCTQLSQAHPGPQDFEALRPYFSEREMVELSYAIGCINVWNRLCVGFAAPVEKKPITL from the coding sequence ATGACCGATATCGCCAACCCCACCGCTAATCCGATTGCCATCCCAACGCCGCGCCTGGACTTCCACTCCCTCGCGCCCGAGCTCTACAAGGCCCAGGGCAGCATCAACGCGCTGCTGGCCCGTTCCAGCCTGGGCGTGCAACTGCTGGAGCTGGTCTATCTGCGCGTCTCGCAGATCAATGGCTGCGCCTTTTGCGTGGACATGCATGTGCGCGAGCTGCTGTCGCGTGGCGAGGACCTGCAGCGCATCAACAGCGTGGTGACCTGGCGCGAGGTGGACTTCTTCGAGATGCGCGAGCGCGCCGCCTTGAACTGGGCCGAGCGCTGCACGCAGCTGAGCCAGGCCCACCCCGGGCCGCAGGACTTCGAGGCCCTGCGCCCCTACTTCAGCGAGCGCGAGATGGTGGAGCTCAGCTACGCCATCGGTTGCATCAATGTCTGGAACCGTCTGTGCGTGGGCTTTGCCGCGCCTGTGGAAAAGAAGCCGATCACTCTCTGA
- a CDS encoding LysR family transcriptional regulator, which produces MPDPLHLLLQDTALRYFHEVAQCGSLTEASARLHVAASAISRQIAALEARLGTPLFERHPRGMVLNAAGEILADHARRAGLDAERALGEIQALQGLRSGKVRIASSDAFASEFLPRLCAAFQREHAGIVFEVNVLPTPEVSGAVRTGTADIGLCFSRVPEPGIAVACRVAAPVLALVAPGHALAQERSVALARLARYPLALPPPSTAVRQLLDAACSRQGLMLVPALESNHGKTLLNFAAQGTAVAVASEIAARNMVATGALAAVPLSDRGMDLRDIEVQTLAGRTLPHAAQSFLELLQLRLPAAW; this is translated from the coding sequence ATGCCCGATCCGCTCCACCTGCTGCTGCAAGACACCGCATTGCGCTACTTCCATGAAGTCGCGCAATGCGGCTCGCTGACCGAAGCCTCGGCCCGGCTGCATGTGGCGGCCTCGGCCATCAGCCGCCAGATCGCGGCGCTGGAGGCGCGGCTGGGCACGCCGCTGTTCGAGCGCCACCCGCGCGGCATGGTGCTCAATGCCGCCGGAGAGATCTTGGCCGACCACGCGCGCCGCGCAGGCCTGGATGCCGAGCGTGCCCTGGGCGAAATCCAGGCCCTGCAGGGCCTGCGCAGCGGCAAGGTGCGCATTGCCAGCTCCGACGCCTTTGCCAGCGAATTCCTGCCGCGCCTGTGCGCGGCCTTCCAGCGCGAGCATGCCGGCATCGTCTTCGAGGTCAACGTGCTGCCCACACCCGAGGTTTCCGGTGCCGTGCGCACCGGCACGGCCGACATAGGCCTGTGTTTCAGCCGGGTGCCAGAGCCCGGCATTGCCGTCGCCTGCCGCGTGGCGGCGCCCGTGCTGGCCCTGGTGGCGCCCGGCCATGCGCTGGCCCAGGAACGCAGCGTGGCACTGGCCAGGCTGGCGCGCTATCCGCTGGCCCTGCCGCCGCCGAGCACGGCGGTGCGCCAGTTGCTGGACGCTGCCTGCAGCCGACAGGGGTTGATGCTGGTGCCGGCGCTGGAGAGCAATCACGGCAAGACGCTGCTGAACTTCGCGGCCCAGGGCACGGCGGTGGCCGTGGCCAGCGAGATCGCCGCACGCAACATGGTGGCCACGGGAGCCCTCGCGGCCGTGCCGCTCAGCGACCGCGGCATGGACCTGCGCGACATCGAGGTGCAGACCCTGGCCGGCCGCACGCTGCCGCATGCGGCGCAGTCCTTTCTGGAGCTTTTGCAGCTGCGCCTGCCCGCCGCCTGGTGA
- a CDS encoding Bug family tripartite tricarboxylate transporter substrate binding protein — protein MPARSAISSSRRQWIQAAAVLAGGLLAQVSLPAQAQGEAPWPSRPVRVIVPFPPSGATDLVARVIAQRVSQELGQQLIIDNRPGAGGTIGAGEASKAAPDGYTLLFTTSSTHAISPHLMPKLSYKVDKDFTPIAHTADAASMLLVTPSLPVRTVQELIAYAKANPGQLNYASSGNGTIVHLNTAAFAAQAGIRLTHVPYKGTAQSITDLAAGQVHLLFDSIPTGMPHVASGRLRALAVTGEQRSALAPNLPTLAESGLPGYSSVTWFGVYGPAGMKPELVERINQAFNQAVQNPDVIANLAKQGVEPAKAQTPKEFAAMVKADSARWAKVIKDNHITLE, from the coding sequence ATGCCGGCACGGTCTGCTATTTCATCTTCGCGTCGCCAGTGGATTCAGGCCGCCGCGGTCCTGGCCGGTGGCCTGCTGGCCCAGGTGTCACTACCGGCCCAGGCCCAGGGCGAAGCCCCCTGGCCCAGCCGCCCGGTGCGGGTGATCGTGCCCTTCCCGCCCAGCGGCGCGACCGACCTGGTGGCGCGCGTGATCGCGCAGCGCGTGTCGCAGGAGCTGGGCCAGCAGCTGATCATCGACAACCGGCCCGGCGCCGGCGGCACCATAGGCGCCGGCGAGGCCTCCAAGGCCGCGCCCGACGGCTACACGCTGCTGTTCACCACCAGCAGCACGCACGCCATCTCGCCGCACCTGATGCCCAAGCTGAGCTACAAGGTGGACAAGGACTTCACCCCCATCGCCCACACGGCCGATGCGGCCAGCATGCTGCTGGTCACGCCTTCGCTGCCGGTGCGCACCGTGCAGGAGCTGATCGCCTACGCCAAGGCCAACCCCGGCCAGCTCAACTACGCCAGCAGCGGCAACGGCACCATCGTGCACCTGAACACCGCCGCCTTTGCCGCGCAGGCGGGCATCCGGCTCACCCACGTGCCCTACAAGGGCACGGCCCAGTCCATCACCGACCTGGCCGCGGGCCAGGTGCACCTGCTGTTCGACTCGATCCCCACCGGCATGCCCCATGTGGCCAGCGGCCGGCTGCGCGCGCTGGCCGTCACCGGCGAGCAGCGCAGCGCGCTCGCGCCCAACCTGCCGACGCTGGCCGAATCGGGCCTGCCGGGCTACTCGTCGGTCACCTGGTTCGGCGTCTACGGCCCGGCCGGCATGAAGCCCGAGCTGGTGGAGCGGATCAACCAGGCCTTCAACCAGGCCGTCCAGAATCCGGACGTGATCGCCAACCTGGCCAAGCAGGGCGTGGAGCCGGCCAAGGCGCAGACGCCGAAGGAGTTCGCGGCGATGGTGAAGGCCGACAGCGCGCGCTGGGCCAAGGTCATCAAGGACAACCACATCACTCTGGAGTAG
- a CDS encoding gamma-glutamyltransferase family protein, whose protein sequence is MTNAIKDWTLPYASHRSPVLGRNMVSTSQPLAAQAGLRMLLAGGNAVDAALAAAMTLTVVEPTGCGIGSDGFAIVWDGKELHGLNASGRSPAGWTPEYFAQLGGIPEKGWNGVTVPGAVSAWVALSRRFGKLPFAQVAQPAIDYARHGFAVSPTIATLWELGGQKLGDQPGFAECFLPGGRAPKAGEVFKSEAHARTLEEIAATMGESFYRGALAKKMAAHSRACGGVMTEEDLAAHQADWVGTVSQKFGDSVIHEIPPNGQGIAALMALGMLDELGVGQQLLDGVDSVHLQIEAMKLAFADLHQYNADLDHMRVTPAQLLDRGYLRERARLIDREKVSDPRYGAPRPGGTVYLAAADASGMMVSFIQSNYMGFGSGVVVPGTGISLQNRGKGFTTEAGHANEVGPRKRPSHTIIPAFAMNADGTPQMAFGVMGGPMQSQGHLQMALRVLRYGQNPQAAADAPRWRVTGGKGVAVEPAFDAAVVEQLRARGHEVTVEAGHGVFAFGGAQLVLRDGDHYIAGSDPRKDGCAVAY, encoded by the coding sequence ATGACAAACGCCATCAAGGACTGGACGCTTCCCTATGCCTCGCACCGCTCGCCGGTGCTGGGGCGCAACATGGTCAGCACCTCGCAGCCGCTGGCCGCGCAGGCCGGCCTGCGCATGCTGCTGGCCGGCGGCAACGCGGTGGACGCAGCGCTGGCTGCGGCGATGACGCTCACGGTGGTCGAGCCCACGGGCTGCGGCATCGGCAGCGACGGCTTCGCCATCGTCTGGGACGGCAAGGAGCTGCACGGCCTCAACGCCTCGGGCCGTTCGCCCGCGGGCTGGACGCCCGAGTACTTCGCCCAGCTCGGCGGCATCCCGGAAAAAGGCTGGAACGGCGTGACCGTGCCCGGCGCCGTGTCGGCCTGGGTGGCGCTGTCCAGGCGCTTCGGCAAGCTGCCTTTCGCGCAGGTGGCGCAGCCCGCCATCGACTATGCGCGCCACGGTTTCGCGGTCTCGCCCACCATCGCCACGCTGTGGGAGCTGGGTGGCCAGAAGCTCGGCGACCAGCCCGGCTTTGCCGAGTGCTTTCTGCCCGGCGGCCGCGCACCCAAGGCCGGTGAAGTGTTCAAGAGCGAAGCCCATGCGCGCACGCTGGAGGAGATTGCCGCCACCATGGGCGAGTCGTTCTACCGCGGCGCGCTGGCCAAAAAGATGGCTGCGCATTCGCGCGCCTGCGGCGGCGTGATGACCGAGGAAGACCTCGCTGCGCACCAGGCAGACTGGGTGGGCACGGTATCGCAGAAGTTCGGCGACTCGGTGATCCACGAGATCCCGCCCAACGGCCAGGGCATTGCCGCGCTGATGGCGCTGGGCATGCTGGACGAGCTGGGCGTGGGCCAGCAGTTGCTGGACGGCGTGGACAGCGTGCACCTGCAGATCGAGGCCATGAAGCTGGCCTTTGCCGACCTGCACCAGTACAACGCCGATCTGGACCATATGCGCGTCACCCCCGCGCAGCTGCTGGACCGCGGCTACCTGCGCGAACGCGCCCGGCTGATTGACCGCGAGAAGGTCAGCGACCCTCGCTACGGCGCGCCCCGGCCCGGCGGCACGGTCTACCTGGCGGCGGCCGATGCCAGCGGCATGATGGTCTCGTTCATCCAGTCCAACTACATGGGCTTCGGCTCGGGCGTGGTCGTGCCGGGCACCGGCATCAGCCTGCAGAACCGCGGCAAGGGCTTCACCACCGAGGCCGGCCACGCCAACGAGGTCGGCCCGCGCAAGCGCCCCTCGCACACCATCATCCCGGCCTTTGCGATGAATGCCGACGGCACGCCCCAGATGGCCTTCGGCGTGATGGGCGGCCCCATGCAGAGCCAGGGCCACCTGCAGATGGCGCTGCGCGTGCTGCGCTACGGCCAGAACCCGCAGGCCGCGGCCGATGCGCCGCGCTGGCGCGTGACCGGCGGCAAGGGCGTGGCGGTGGAGCCGGCCTTCGACGCCGCCGTCGTCGAGCAGCTGCGCGCGCGTGGCCACGAAGTCACCGTCGAGGCCGGCCACGGCGTGTTCGCCTTTGGCGGCGCCCAGCTGGTGCTGCGCGACGGCGACCATTACATCGCGGGCTCCGATCCGCGCAAGGACGGCTGCGCCGTGGCCTATTGA
- the tcuB gene encoding tricarballylate utilization 4Fe-4S protein TcuB — MSIQSLQELGKEAQTLATGKVILILPAPTQTAAEDEVARVMQICNACRYCEGFCAVFPAMTRRLEFGKADVHYLANLCHNCGACLHACQYAPPHEFGINIPKSMAEVRGQTYADYAWPPVMGRLYQRNGLTLSLSLVAGLFLFLALAVAAQGGLGQLWNHNLGNNFYHLFPHNLLVGIFAPVFLFVVFALFMGVRRFWKDVRPATSNVDVSGPAAAEATHDVLRLKYLDGGHGDGCHNEDDEYTLKRRRFHHFTFYGFMLCFAATGLATVYHYVFNLHAPYELPSLPKVLGALGGVSLMTGTAGLWVLNRARHPLHGDARQKPMDLGFIALLFLVAASGLALWLGRGTPALALLLCLHLGAVIALFATLPYGKFAHGIFRTAALLRHNAEKREPSPIGLGAD; from the coding sequence ATGAGCATCCAATCCCTGCAAGAACTGGGCAAGGAAGCCCAGACCCTGGCCACCGGCAAGGTGATTCTCATCCTCCCGGCACCCACGCAAACCGCTGCCGAGGACGAAGTGGCGCGCGTGATGCAGATCTGCAATGCCTGCCGCTATTGCGAAGGTTTCTGCGCCGTGTTCCCGGCCATGACGCGCCGTCTGGAGTTCGGCAAGGCCGATGTGCATTACCTGGCCAATCTCTGCCACAACTGCGGCGCCTGCCTGCACGCCTGCCAGTACGCACCGCCGCACGAATTCGGCATCAACATCCCCAAGTCCATGGCCGAGGTGCGCGGCCAGACCTATGCCGACTATGCCTGGCCGCCCGTCATGGGCAGGCTCTACCAGAGGAACGGCCTGACGCTATCGCTGTCCCTGGTGGCCGGACTGTTCCTGTTCCTGGCGCTGGCCGTGGCGGCACAAGGAGGCCTGGGCCAGCTGTGGAACCACAATCTGGGCAACAACTTCTACCACCTGTTCCCGCACAATCTGCTGGTAGGCATCTTTGCGCCCGTGTTCCTGTTCGTGGTGTTTGCGCTGTTCATGGGCGTGCGCCGCTTCTGGAAGGACGTGAGGCCCGCCACCAGCAACGTGGATGTCAGCGGCCCGGCGGCGGCTGAAGCCACGCACGACGTGCTGCGCCTCAAGTACCTGGATGGCGGCCACGGTGACGGCTGCCACAACGAGGACGACGAATACACGCTCAAGCGCCGCCGTTTCCACCATTTCACCTTCTACGGTTTCATGCTGTGCTTTGCGGCCACAGGGCTGGCCACGGTCTATCACTACGTCTTTAACCTACATGCACCTTACGAGCTGCCCAGCCTGCCCAAGGTCCTCGGCGCCCTGGGCGGTGTGAGCCTGATGACAGGCACGGCCGGCCTCTGGGTGCTGAACCGCGCGCGTCACCCGCTGCACGGCGATGCCAGGCAAAAGCCCATGGACCTGGGCTTCATCGCCCTGTTGTTCCTGGTCGCGGCCAGCGGTCTGGCGCTGTGGCTGGGTCGTGGCACTCCGGCTCTTGCCTTGCTGCTGTGCCTGCATCTGGGCGCCGTGATCGCGCTGTTTGCCACCTTGCCTTACGGCAAGTTCGCCCACGGCATCTTCCGCACTGCGGCGCTGCTGCGCCACAACGCCGAAAAGCGCGAGCCCAGCCCCATTGGCCTGGGCGCCGATTGA
- a CDS encoding GNAT family N-acetyltransferase, with protein sequence MTELMQIQLRPLAAADVEAVLRIQAQCYGQDFLESRDVYARRLAMAGHCSWAAVRGPLILAYLAAYWSRPGAVTPFGGDFADYADASVLYLHDMAVSPEAAGQGLAGRMVQAAREQARARGIARTALVSVQGSQAYWEGQGYARVNLENAAQQQHLASYGEDAVYMEGLI encoded by the coding sequence ATGACGGAGTTGATGCAGATCCAGCTGCGCCCGCTGGCGGCAGCCGATGTGGAAGCCGTGCTGCGCATACAGGCGCAGTGCTACGGCCAGGACTTTCTGGAGTCACGCGATGTGTATGCCCGGCGTCTGGCCATGGCGGGGCACTGTTCCTGGGCCGCCGTGCGCGGGCCGCTGATACTGGCCTATCTGGCCGCCTATTGGTCGCGGCCCGGTGCAGTCACGCCGTTTGGCGGCGACTTTGCGGACTACGCAGATGCCAGCGTGCTCTATCTGCACGATATGGCGGTGTCCCCCGAAGCTGCCGGGCAGGGTCTGGCCGGACGTATGGTGCAGGCCGCACGCGAGCAAGCCAGGGCACGAGGCATTGCGCGCACTGCCCTGGTGTCGGTGCAGGGGTCACAGGCCTATTGGGAAGGCCAAGGCTATGCGAGGGTGAATCTTGAAAATGCTGCGCAGCAGCAACACTTGGCCAGTTATGGCGAAGATGCCGTCTATATGGAGGGATTAATCTGA
- the tcuA gene encoding FAD-dependent tricarballylate dehydrogenase TcuA — MKTEAFDTDVLVIGGGNAALCAALMAREAGSRVLLLESAPRAWRGGNSGHTRNLRCMHDAPQDVLVEAYPEEEYWQDLLKVTGGITNEHLARMVIRASSTCRNWMRRHGVHFQPPLSGALHVARTNAFFMGGGKALVNAYFRSAEKLGVEIRYESPVDKLEIENGRFQAAWVKTTDGSQRITAKSCVLAAGGFESNREWLREAWGQNERGEWPADNFIIRGTAFNQGVLLKHMLEVQQADGLGDPTQAHMVAIDARAPLYDGGICTRIDCVSLGVVVNRDAQRFYDEGEDFWPKRYAIWGRLVAQQPGQIAYSIIDSKAIGRFMPPVFPGVKADSLPELAQKLGLDVDTFMATLDAYNRSCKVGHFDHTALDDCHTEGLAPAKTHWARPLDTGPYYGYALRPGVTFTYLGLETDDTAAVRFADQPSQNLFVAGEMMAGNVLGKGYTAGVGMSIGTAFGRIAGRNAALAAAGKPAIHGAVKDEV; from the coding sequence ATGAAAACTGAAGCCTTTGACACCGATGTACTCGTCATCGGTGGTGGCAATGCCGCCCTGTGCGCTGCGCTGATGGCGCGCGAAGCCGGCAGCCGCGTGCTGCTGCTTGAATCCGCTCCGCGCGCCTGGCGCGGCGGCAACTCCGGCCACACCCGCAATCTGCGCTGCATGCACGACGCTCCCCAGGACGTTCTGGTCGAGGCCTATCCCGAAGAAGAGTACTGGCAGGACTTGCTCAAGGTCACGGGCGGCATCACCAACGAGCATCTGGCGCGCATGGTGATCCGGGCCTCCTCGACCTGCCGCAACTGGATGCGCAGGCATGGCGTGCACTTCCAGCCGCCGCTGTCGGGCGCGCTGCATGTGGCGCGCACCAATGCCTTCTTCATGGGCGGCGGCAAGGCGCTGGTGAATGCCTATTTCCGCAGCGCCGAAAAGCTGGGCGTGGAAATCCGCTACGAATCGCCCGTGGACAAGCTCGAAATCGAGAACGGCCGGTTCCAGGCTGCCTGGGTCAAGACCACGGACGGGAGCCAGCGCATCACGGCCAAGAGCTGCGTGCTGGCGGCGGGCGGCTTCGAATCCAACCGCGAATGGCTGCGCGAGGCCTGGGGCCAGAACGAGCGCGGCGAATGGCCGGCCGACAACTTCATCATCCGCGGCACGGCCTTCAACCAGGGCGTGCTGCTCAAGCACATGCTGGAAGTGCAGCAGGCCGACGGCCTGGGCGATCCCACGCAGGCGCACATGGTGGCCATCGATGCCCGCGCTCCGCTGTACGACGGCGGAATCTGCACGCGTATCGACTGCGTCTCGCTGGGCGTGGTGGTGAACCGCGATGCCCAGCGCTTTTATGACGAGGGCGAGGACTTCTGGCCCAAGCGCTATGCAATCTGGGGCCGCCTGGTGGCCCAGCAGCCCGGCCAGATCGCCTACTCCATCATCGATAGCAAGGCCATAGGCCGCTTCATGCCGCCGGTGTTCCCCGGCGTGAAGGCCGACTCCCTGCCCGAGCTCGCGCAGAAGCTGGGCCTGGACGTGGACACCTTCATGGCCACGCTCGACGCCTACAACCGCAGCTGCAAGGTCGGCCACTTCGACCATACCGCGCTGGACGACTGCCACACCGAAGGCCTGGCTCCGGCCAAGACGCACTGGGCGCGCCCGCTCGATACCGGCCCTTACTACGGCTATGCGTTGCGCCCCGGCGTGACCTTCACCTACCTGGGCCTGGAGACCGACGACACGGCCGCCGTGCGCTTTGCCGACCAGCCCAGCCAGAACCTGTTCGTGGCCGGCGAAATGATGGCCGGCAATGTGCTGGGCAAGGGCTACACGGCCGGTGTGGGCATGTCGATCGGCACGGCCTTTGGCCGCATTGCTGGGCGCAATGCCGCCCTGGCGGCTGCTGGCAAACCCGCTATCCATGGCGCCGTAAAGGACGAGGTCTAA
- a CDS encoding NUDIX hydrolase, with amino-acid sequence MPPMPNRWKPNVTVSAIIERDGRFLLVEEQTADGLRLNTPAGHLDPAETPIDACVREVMEETAYSFTPTALVGIYMNRFVRTRTGADITYLRFAFTGELGMHHAQSHLDEGIVRSVWLTLDELKATAHLHRSPIVLESVGDYLAGQRHDLGLVHADSSIYRPPLPTPAVPQDAGATLDDVLAQIH; translated from the coding sequence ATGCCGCCCATGCCCAATCGCTGGAAACCCAATGTGACAGTCTCGGCCATCATCGAGCGCGATGGCCGCTTTTTGCTGGTGGAAGAACAAACGGCGGATGGACTGCGTCTGAATACGCCCGCAGGTCATCTGGACCCTGCCGAGACGCCTATCGATGCCTGTGTGCGTGAAGTCATGGAAGAGACGGCCTACAGCTTTACTCCCACGGCACTGGTCGGCATCTATATGAACCGCTTTGTGCGTACCCGCACCGGAGCCGACATCACCTATCTGCGCTTTGCCTTTACGGGCGAACTGGGCATGCACCATGCGCAAAGCCATCTTGACGAAGGCATTGTGCGCAGCGTCTGGCTCACGCTGGATGAACTCAAGGCCACGGCCCATCTGCACCGCAGTCCTATCGTGCTGGAGTCCGTGGGCGACTATCTAGCCGGTCAGCGCCATGATCTGGGCCTGGTTCATGCGGATTCCAGCATCTATCGGCCGCCTCTGCCGACACCAGCAGTACCGCAGGATGCGGGTGCCACGCTGGATGATGTGCTGGCCCAGATTCACTAA
- a CDS encoding Bug family tripartite tricarboxylate transporter substrate binding protein translates to MQKRTLLQAAVLAATSLALAAPAQAQGFPPNKPVTLVVGFAAGGAADAAARLIAKKLGENIGQTVVVDNKGGAGGNIAHQFVSKAPADGSVLLFGSVGPLTIAPHIMKVGYNPFTDLAPISGGVNFPNVLVVHKGAGVKTLAEFVAKAKKEPGSVDYASTGAGSASHLAGELFNQRAGVEMVHVPYKGGAPALQDLLGERVTSYFAPPPTALPHIETGKLIPLATTGLTRPAYMPNIPTVAEAGYPGFEALNWYAFVAPGKTPTPVLDRWNTEIVKVLKDPGVAEALKQHGLTPQPTTRPEFAAFMKKEYEQWGKVVKERNITQN, encoded by the coding sequence ATGCAAAAACGCACTCTGCTCCAGGCCGCCGTGCTGGCAGCCACCTCGCTGGCTCTTGCCGCTCCCGCGCAGGCACAGGGCTTTCCGCCCAACAAACCCGTGACCCTCGTCGTGGGCTTTGCGGCCGGCGGCGCCGCTGATGCAGCCGCGCGCCTGATTGCCAAGAAGCTGGGCGAGAACATCGGCCAAACCGTGGTGGTGGACAACAAGGGCGGCGCGGGCGGCAATATCGCCCATCAGTTCGTGTCCAAAGCACCGGCCGATGGCTCGGTGCTGCTGTTCGGCTCGGTCGGCCCGCTAACCATCGCGCCCCACATCATGAAGGTGGGCTACAACCCCTTCACCGATCTGGCGCCGATCTCGGGCGGCGTGAACTTCCCCAACGTGCTGGTGGTGCACAAGGGCGCGGGCGTGAAGACCCTGGCCGAATTCGTGGCCAAGGCCAAGAAGGAGCCCGGCAGTGTGGACTATGCCTCCACCGGCGCAGGCTCGGCCTCGCACCTGGCCGGCGAACTGTTCAACCAACGCGCGGGCGTGGAGATGGTGCACGTGCCCTACAAGGGCGGTGCGCCAGCGCTGCAGGACCTGCTGGGCGAGCGCGTCACCTCCTATTTCGCGCCCCCCCCGACGGCCCTGCCGCATATCGAAACCGGCAAGCTGATTCCGCTGGCCACCACAGGCCTGACCCGTCCCGCCTACATGCCCAATATTCCTACAGTGGCCGAGGCCGGCTATCCGGGCTTCGAAGCGTTGAACTGGTATGCCTTCGTCGCACCAGGCAAGACCCCCACGCCCGTGCTGGATCGCTGGAATACGGAGATCGTCAAGGTGCTCAAGGACCCCGGCGTGGCCGAAGCCCTCAAGCAGCACGGCCTGACCCCCCAGCCCACCACGCGCCCCGAATTTGCCGCCTTCATGAAGAAGGAATACGAGCAATGGGGCAAGGTGGTCAAGGAACGCAATATCACCCAGAACTAA
- the sigJ gene encoding RNA polymerase sigma factor SigJ codes for MNTPSHAAPSADAGLQEFQRHRPRLFGLAYRMLGQRAEAEDLVQDVWLRWQDSDHAAVAQPEAWLVATATRLAIDRLRRLRVEREHYAGFWLPEPLIQPWTEAAPSSEDLLERAHDVSTALLFVLEQLTPEERAAFLLREVFDADYDEMAQALGRSEAACRQLVHRARAHVKAGRPRFDAPAEAHAELLRRFAQAVQGGNLAQIQALFAPDAVLISDGGGKVPSFGKVLESGRRLALLYFATARRVRREGQAQTMHLVRVNGLPGLVRCIGGQVESVQTLLVENGLVCCVYTLRNPDKLADLALPDGSAV; via the coding sequence GTGAACACCCCTTCCCATGCTGCGCCGTCCGCCGATGCGGGACTGCAGGAATTCCAGCGCCATCGCCCACGCCTGTTCGGGCTCGCCTATCGCATGCTGGGCCAGCGGGCCGAGGCCGAAGATCTGGTGCAGGACGTCTGGCTGCGCTGGCAGGACAGCGATCACGCCGCCGTGGCCCAGCCCGAGGCCTGGCTGGTGGCCACGGCCACGCGGCTGGCCATCGACCGGCTGCGGCGCCTGCGTGTGGAGCGTGAGCATTACGCGGGCTTCTGGCTGCCCGAGCCCCTGATTCAGCCCTGGACCGAGGCGGCACCTTCATCCGAGGACTTGCTGGAGCGTGCCCACGACGTCTCCACCGCGTTGCTGTTCGTGCTGGAGCAACTCACGCCCGAGGAGCGCGCGGCCTTTTTGCTGCGCGAAGTGTTCGATGCCGACTATGACGAGATGGCCCAGGCCCTGGGTCGCAGCGAGGCGGCCTGCCGTCAGCTGGTGCATCGCGCGCGGGCCCATGTGAAGGCCGGGCGGCCGCGCTTCGATGCGCCGGCCGAAGCCCATGCCGAGCTGTTGCGCCGCTTTGCCCAGGCCGTGCAGGGCGGGAATCTGGCGCAGATCCAGGCGCTGTTCGCCCCCGATGCCGTGCTGATCAGTGACGGGGGTGGCAAGGTGCCGTCCTTCGGCAAGGTGCTGGAGAGCGGTCGACGCCTGGCGCTGCTGTACTTCGCCACGGCCCGGCGCGTGCGGCGCGAAGGGCAGGCGCAGACCATGCATCTGGTGCGCGTGAACGGCCTGCCCGGCCTGGTGCGTTGTATCGGCGGGCAAGTGGAGTCAGTACAGACCTTGCTGGTCGAGAACGGGCTGGTGTGTTGCGTCTATACGCTGCGCAATCCCGACAAGCTGGCCGACCTGGCGCTGCCAGACGGTTCAGCGGTCTGA
- a CDS encoding DMT family transporter — protein sequence MSLASLIRLLALAALWGGSFLFMRVAVPHLGAVPTAVGRGLFSTLGLGATLAIMGYRPRLGRYLWPLLALGVINSGIPFLMYALAAQVLPSGYSAIFNATTPLVATVVGALVFAEAITPARVAAVLLGIGGVAVLAQAGPLDLSAAVLGGMAACFVATVCYAFSSYLTLRLAGANASVDTRAAVFISQLGALMVLTPALLLDMALEPGMLARLQAAPLLAWGNVAVLGLLSTALAYVLYFRLIADEGPQKALTVTFIVPVFAVLWGWALLDESLTVAHAMGGGLIALSLWLVLRPKAD from the coding sequence ATGTCCCTGGCCAGCCTGATCCGACTGCTTGCACTTGCCGCCCTCTGGGGCGGCAGTTTCCTTTTCATGCGCGTCGCCGTGCCGCACCTGGGGGCCGTGCCCACGGCCGTGGGGCGGGGGCTGTTTTCCACGCTGGGCCTGGGGGCCACGCTGGCCATCATGGGCTATCGGCCGCGGCTGGGGCGTTATCTCTGGCCTTTGCTGGCACTGGGCGTCATCAATTCCGGCATTCCCTTTCTTATGTACGCGCTGGCGGCCCAGGTGCTGCCATCGGGCTATAGCGCCATCTTCAATGCCACCACGCCGCTGGTGGCCACTGTGGTGGGGGCGCTGGTGTTTGCCGAGGCGATCACGCCCGCGCGCGTGGCTGCGGTACTGCTGGGGATTGGCGGCGTGGCGGTGCTGGCCCAGGCCGGGCCGCTGGATCTCAGCGCAGCTGTGCTGGGCGGCATGGCGGCCTGTTTTGTGGCCACGGTCTGCTATGCGTTTTCCAGCTATCTGACGCTCAGGCTTGCGGGTGCCAATGCGTCCGTGGACACGCGCGCTGCCGTTTTCATCAGCCAGCTGGGTGCGCTGATGGTGCTGACACCGGCGCTGCTCCTCGACATGGCGCTGGAGCCCGGCATGCTGGCCAGGCTGCAGGCCGCGCCGCTGCTGGCATGGGGCAATGTGGCGGTGCTGGGCCTGCTGAGCACGGCTCTGGCCTATGTGCTGTACTTCAGGCTGATTGCCGACGAGGGGCCGCAGAAGGCGCTGACCGTGACCTTCATCGTGCCCGTGTTCGCCGTGCTCTGGGGCTGGGCCCTGCTCGATGAGTCCTTGACAGTCGCACATGCCATGGGGGGCGGGCTGATTGCGCTGTCGCTATGGCTGGTGCTGCGCCCCAAGGCGGATTGA